A portion of the Apus apus isolate bApuApu2 chromosome 3, bApuApu2.pri.cur, whole genome shotgun sequence genome contains these proteins:
- the VPS54 gene encoding vacuolar protein sorting-associated protein 54 isoform X1 gives MASSHSSSPVPQSNSSDAFFKKEMDATKRFRPIQSLPDVCPKEPTGDPSNLCDSPSLVVDQHRWTIYHSKVNLPAALNDPRLAKRESDFFTKTWGVDFVDTEVTPSFYLPQITKEHFASYQQEITPREKVHERCKDICTSKDSLDGTLLHTHDKSRTDLEQVPKIFMKPDFALEDSLTFNAVLPWSHFSTAGGKGNRDAASSKLLQEKLSHYLDIVEVNIAHQISLRSEAFFHAMTSQHELQDYLRKTSQAVKLLREKISKIDKVMCEGSLRVLRLSLTRNNCIKAYNKLKLMATVHQTQPTVQLLLSTSEFVGALDLIATTQEVLQQELQGIHSFRHLGSQLCELEKLIDKMMIAEFSTYARNDLNRPLEDDCQILEEERLVSLVFGLLKQRKLNFYEIYGDEMIITAKNIIKQCVVNTVSQIEEIDTEVVVKLADQMRMMNFPQWFDLLKNIFSKFTIFLKRIKATLNTIRSVVFLVLDKNQKNRDLEDTLQKNSTRDSTVDTEVAYLTHEGMFISDAFSEGDLPPVAADTTSQRNTSPNSEPCSSDSVSEPECATDSSSSKEQTSSSVTPGGVEMVISDDMKLTDLELVRLANSIQELLYNASDVCHDRAVKFLMARAKDGFLEKLNSNEFVALSRLMEGFILDTEQICGRKSMSLRGALQSQANRFVNRFHEERKTKLSLLLDNERWKQAEVPAEFQDLVDSVSDGRISLPEKKPAAIEERKPTEFLIVEGQKYATVGTVLLLIRIILEYCQCVDNIPSITTDMLTRLSDLLKYFNSRSCQLVLGAGALQVVGLKTITTKNLALSSRCLQLIVHYIPIIRAHFEARLQPKQFSMLRHFDHITKDYHDHVAEISAKLVAIMDSLFDKLLSKYEVKAPVPSACFRNICKQMAKMHEAIYDLLPEEQTQMLFLRINASYKLHLKRQLAHLNVVNDGGPLNGLVTSDVAFYTGNLQALKGLNNLDLNMAEIWEQKR, from the exons ATGGCATCAAGCCACAGTTCTTCACCAGTGCCTCAGTCAAACAGCAGTgatgctttctttaaaaaggaaatggatgCCACGAAACGCTTTCGACCCATTCAGTCCCTGCCTGATGTATGTCCCAAGGAACCCACAG GTGATCCCAGTAATTTATGTGACAGCCCATCTCTAGTTGTGGATCAGCACAGATGGACTATTTATCATTCCAAAGTCAATCTCCCAGCAGCACTGAATGATCCTAGGTTAGCAAAAAGGGAATCTGATTTCTTTACAAAAACATGGGGAGTGGACTTTGTGGACACTGAAGTCACGCCTTCATTCTACCTCCCACAGATCACCAAGGAACATTTTGCATCATACCAACAGGAAATCACTCCG AGAGAGAAGGTTCATGAGAGATGCAAGGACATTTGTACTTCTAAAGATAGCCTTGATGGGACACTATTACACACCCACG aTAAATCCAGGACAGATCTGGAACAAGTACCTAAG atttttatgaAACCAGATTTTGCCTTGGAAGATTCCTTAACGTTTAATGCCGTTTTACCATGGTCTCATTTTAGTACTGCTGGTGGAAAAGGAAATCGTGACGCAGCTTCCTCCAAGTTACTTCAAGAAAAG CTGAGCCATTATCTGGACATTGTGGAAGTCAATATCGCTCATCAGATTTCTCTGCGctcagaagcattttttcaTGCAATGACCTCGCAGCATGAGTTGCAGGACTACCTCAGGAAAACCTCCCAGGCTGTAAAATTACTAAGAGAGAAAATCTCCAAAATTGATAAAGTAATGTGTGAAGGATCACTTCGAGTTCTAAGATTGTCACTCACCAGAAATAACTGTATAAAAGCATACAATAAACTGAAGTTAATGGCTACTGTACACCAAACACAGCCCACAGTACAGTTGCTGCTCTCTACTTCTGAGTTTGTTGGAGCTTTGGACTTAATTGCAACAACACAGGAGGTGTTACAGCAAGAGCTTCAAGGCATTCACAGTTTCCG GCATCTTGGCTCACAGCTTTGTGAACTGGAAAAGCTAATAGATAAAATGATGATTGCAGAGTTTTCAACTTATGCTCGCAATGATTTAAATAGACCCCTAGAAGATGATTGCCAGATTCTAGAAGAG GAGAGACTTGTATCCCTAGTATTTggacttttaaaacaaagaaagctAAACTTTTATGAAATATATGGAGATGAAATGATTATTACTGcaaaaaacataataaaacag TGTGTGGTTAATACGGTATCGCAGATAGAAGAAATAGATACAGAAGTGGTTGTTAA GCTTGCAGACCAGATGAGGATGATGAATTTTCCTCAGTGGTTTGATTtactgaagaatattttttctaaatttacCATCTTCCTCAAGAGAATAAAG GCGACGTTAAATACTATCCGTAGCGTGGTTTTCTTGGTTCTAGACaagaaccaaaaaaacagagacCTGGAGGACACCTTACAAAAGAACTCCACCAGAGACAGTACTGTGGACACGGAAGTGGCTTACCTGACTCATGAAGGCATGTTTATCAGTGACGCCTTCAGCGAAGGGGACCTCCCGCCTGTAGCAGCTGATACTACCTCTCAAAGAAACACTTCCCCAAACAGTGAGCCCTGCAGCAGTGATTCGGTCTCCGAACCAGAGTGCGCTACCGATTCCTCCTCCAGCAAAGAGCAGACCTCTTCTTCTGTTACTCCAGGGGGAGTAGAGATGGT GATCAGTGATGACATGAAGCTGACTGACCTGGAACTGGTCAGGCTGGCAAACAGTATCCAAGAGTTACTTTATAATGCCTCTGATGTCTGCCATGATCGTGCAGTCAAGTTCCTCATGGCAAGAGCAAAG GATGGcttcctggagaagctgaattCCAACGAGTTTGTTGCTCTTTCTCGCTTGATGGAAGGTTTTATCTTAGATACTGAGCAGATCTGTGGCAGGAAAAGTATGTCCTTGAGAGGAGCACTTCAGAGTCAAGCCAATAGATTTGTGAATAGATTCCATGAGGAGAGGAAGACGAAACTAAG CCTCCTTTTGGACAATGAGCGCTGGAAGCAAGCTGAAGTTCCTGCTGAGTTTCAGGATCTCGTTGATTCCGTGTCAGATGGCAGAATTTCTCTCCctgaaaaaaagccagcag CTATTGAAGAAAGAAAGCCAACTGAATTCCTTATTGTTGAAGGACAAAAATATGCAACAGTTGG GACAGTGTTGCTGTTAATAAGAATAATCCTTGAGTACTGCCAGTGTGTGGATAACATTCCTTCCATCACCACTGACATGCTTACCCGCCTGTCTGATTTACTGAAG taTTTCAACTCTAGAAGTTGCCAACTAGTGCTTGGAGCTGGTGCATTACAAGTTGTTGGCTTGAAAACAATCACTACAAAAAATCTAG CCCTTTCTTCACGTTGCCTACAGCTAATCGTACACTACATTCCTATTATCAGGGCTCATTTTGAAGCTCGACTGCAGCCGAAGCAGTTTAGCATGCTCAGGCATTTTGACCACATTACGAAG GATTATCACGACCATGTAGCTGAAATTTCAGCAAAGCTCGTTGCCATAATGGATAGTTTATTTGACAAACTACTCTCCAAG tatGAAGTGAAAGCTCCTGTTCCTTCAGCATGCTTCAGGAATATCTGCAAGCAAATGGCAAAGATGCATGAAGCTATATATGATCTCCTTCCTGAGGAGCAAACTCAG ATGTTGTTTTTACGAATTAATGCAAGCTACAAACTTCACCTGAAGAGGCAGCTGGCCCACCTAAACGTAGTCAATGATGGAGGACCTCTGAATGG
- the VPS54 gene encoding vacuolar protein sorting-associated protein 54 isoform X2 — protein sequence MKPDFALEDSLTFNAVLPWSHFSTAGGKGNRDAASSKLLQEKLSHYLDIVEVNIAHQISLRSEAFFHAMTSQHELQDYLRKTSQAVKLLREKISKIDKVMCEGSLRVLRLSLTRNNCIKAYNKLKLMATVHQTQPTVQLLLSTSEFVGALDLIATTQEVLQQELQGIHSFRHLGSQLCELEKLIDKMMIAEFSTYARNDLNRPLEDDCQILEEERLVSLVFGLLKQRKLNFYEIYGDEMIITAKNIIKQCVVNTVSQIEEIDTEVVVKLADQMRMMNFPQWFDLLKNIFSKFTIFLKRIKATLNTIRSVVFLVLDKNQKNRDLEDTLQKNSTRDSTVDTEVAYLTHEGMFISDAFSEGDLPPVAADTTSQRNTSPNSEPCSSDSVSEPECATDSSSSKEQTSSSVTPGGVEMVISDDMKLTDLELVRLANSIQELLYNASDVCHDRAVKFLMARAKDGFLEKLNSNEFVALSRLMEGFILDTEQICGRKSMSLRGALQSQANRFVNRFHEERKTKLSLLLDNERWKQAEVPAEFQDLVDSVSDGRISLPEKKPAAIEERKPTEFLIVEGQKYATVGTVLLLIRIILEYCQCVDNIPSITTDMLTRLSDLLKYFNSRSCQLVLGAGALQVVGLKTITTKNLALSSRCLQLIVHYIPIIRAHFEARLQPKQFSMLRHFDHITKDYHDHVAEISAKLVAIMDSLFDKLLSKYEVKAPVPSACFRNICKQMAKMHEAIYDLLPEEQTQMLFLRINASYKLHLKRQLAHLNVVNDGGPLNGLVTSDVAFYTGNLQALKGLNNLDLNMAEIWEQKR from the exons atgaAACCAGATTTTGCCTTGGAAGATTCCTTAACGTTTAATGCCGTTTTACCATGGTCTCATTTTAGTACTGCTGGTGGAAAAGGAAATCGTGACGCAGCTTCCTCCAAGTTACTTCAAGAAAAG CTGAGCCATTATCTGGACATTGTGGAAGTCAATATCGCTCATCAGATTTCTCTGCGctcagaagcattttttcaTGCAATGACCTCGCAGCATGAGTTGCAGGACTACCTCAGGAAAACCTCCCAGGCTGTAAAATTACTAAGAGAGAAAATCTCCAAAATTGATAAAGTAATGTGTGAAGGATCACTTCGAGTTCTAAGATTGTCACTCACCAGAAATAACTGTATAAAAGCATACAATAAACTGAAGTTAATGGCTACTGTACACCAAACACAGCCCACAGTACAGTTGCTGCTCTCTACTTCTGAGTTTGTTGGAGCTTTGGACTTAATTGCAACAACACAGGAGGTGTTACAGCAAGAGCTTCAAGGCATTCACAGTTTCCG GCATCTTGGCTCACAGCTTTGTGAACTGGAAAAGCTAATAGATAAAATGATGATTGCAGAGTTTTCAACTTATGCTCGCAATGATTTAAATAGACCCCTAGAAGATGATTGCCAGATTCTAGAAGAG GAGAGACTTGTATCCCTAGTATTTggacttttaaaacaaagaaagctAAACTTTTATGAAATATATGGAGATGAAATGATTATTACTGcaaaaaacataataaaacag TGTGTGGTTAATACGGTATCGCAGATAGAAGAAATAGATACAGAAGTGGTTGTTAA GCTTGCAGACCAGATGAGGATGATGAATTTTCCTCAGTGGTTTGATTtactgaagaatattttttctaaatttacCATCTTCCTCAAGAGAATAAAG GCGACGTTAAATACTATCCGTAGCGTGGTTTTCTTGGTTCTAGACaagaaccaaaaaaacagagacCTGGAGGACACCTTACAAAAGAACTCCACCAGAGACAGTACTGTGGACACGGAAGTGGCTTACCTGACTCATGAAGGCATGTTTATCAGTGACGCCTTCAGCGAAGGGGACCTCCCGCCTGTAGCAGCTGATACTACCTCTCAAAGAAACACTTCCCCAAACAGTGAGCCCTGCAGCAGTGATTCGGTCTCCGAACCAGAGTGCGCTACCGATTCCTCCTCCAGCAAAGAGCAGACCTCTTCTTCTGTTACTCCAGGGGGAGTAGAGATGGT GATCAGTGATGACATGAAGCTGACTGACCTGGAACTGGTCAGGCTGGCAAACAGTATCCAAGAGTTACTTTATAATGCCTCTGATGTCTGCCATGATCGTGCAGTCAAGTTCCTCATGGCAAGAGCAAAG GATGGcttcctggagaagctgaattCCAACGAGTTTGTTGCTCTTTCTCGCTTGATGGAAGGTTTTATCTTAGATACTGAGCAGATCTGTGGCAGGAAAAGTATGTCCTTGAGAGGAGCACTTCAGAGTCAAGCCAATAGATTTGTGAATAGATTCCATGAGGAGAGGAAGACGAAACTAAG CCTCCTTTTGGACAATGAGCGCTGGAAGCAAGCTGAAGTTCCTGCTGAGTTTCAGGATCTCGTTGATTCCGTGTCAGATGGCAGAATTTCTCTCCctgaaaaaaagccagcag CTATTGAAGAAAGAAAGCCAACTGAATTCCTTATTGTTGAAGGACAAAAATATGCAACAGTTGG GACAGTGTTGCTGTTAATAAGAATAATCCTTGAGTACTGCCAGTGTGTGGATAACATTCCTTCCATCACCACTGACATGCTTACCCGCCTGTCTGATTTACTGAAG taTTTCAACTCTAGAAGTTGCCAACTAGTGCTTGGAGCTGGTGCATTACAAGTTGTTGGCTTGAAAACAATCACTACAAAAAATCTAG CCCTTTCTTCACGTTGCCTACAGCTAATCGTACACTACATTCCTATTATCAGGGCTCATTTTGAAGCTCGACTGCAGCCGAAGCAGTTTAGCATGCTCAGGCATTTTGACCACATTACGAAG GATTATCACGACCATGTAGCTGAAATTTCAGCAAAGCTCGTTGCCATAATGGATAGTTTATTTGACAAACTACTCTCCAAG tatGAAGTGAAAGCTCCTGTTCCTTCAGCATGCTTCAGGAATATCTGCAAGCAAATGGCAAAGATGCATGAAGCTATATATGATCTCCTTCCTGAGGAGCAAACTCAG ATGTTGTTTTTACGAATTAATGCAAGCTACAAACTTCACCTGAAGAGGCAGCTGGCCCACCTAAACGTAGTCAATGATGGAGGACCTCTGAATGG